In one Natronosalvus amylolyticus genomic region, the following are encoded:
- a CDS encoding adenosylcobalamin-dependent ribonucleoside-diphosphate reductase, with translation MSGSELTADDITLPIKRTEGETLEERMTANAYHNILPARYLRKDADGELTETQDELFERIGKNIALAEAVYEADNQNLEISVSPDQLKPGHPRRDELAAEVFGDGTTVDDDVETVLTEHNVNKFAYDTVVPELPEPVREHVDDVADTFIEGMSSLSFMPNSPTLMNAGDELQQLSACFVMSPDDDLANIHETAKKAAEVFQSGGGVGYGFWQLRPFGDSVGSTGGIASGPITFMRTYDQLCETIAQGGTRRGAQMGIMRVSHPDVIEFIHAKNKDVSLAHTLRLNDPDDYTYTTFAEALEEARELIDDDGKVPKHLRNAVEGHLSNFNISVGVTDSFMEALQNGEEYTFTNPRTEEPHIATEETKEMYGRYDLDEYVEVGEPLSVPAELIWERIVEGAHENGEPGVIYLERVNKEHSFDVEEHPEHTILATNPCGEQPLEEYEACNLGHINLSTLADFDAPDWRVWSAEHEDEYDSHEAAVAAFLEEAIDFEAFDERIEYGTRFLENVVTMSDFPVEEIEQTVRDMRKIGLGIMGLAQLYIQLGIKYGSDEGNEVARQLMTHINHGAKATSHELATERGSFNDWDESKYANPTEYREWFEHQTGESADDWEDGFPIRNHNVTTIAPTGTTSMVGNTTGGCEPIYNVAYYKNVTDDVQGDEMLVEFDDYFLRTLEANDIDVEAAKREAQEQMATNQFNGVEGLETVPDAIGELFVITADLSAKDHAAVQCACQKGVDSAISKTVNAPNDSTLEDAKDVFEWVYENGGKGVTYYRDGTRTKQVLTTRADNTEFADETEAAEALIEQIDEIFGGLEQFLEHDDVREVLESDGFTDTAVKQPAIDFAEKRERPDALHGVSQRIDTGYGKVYVTINEDPETGQPFELFANIGHSGGFTNSFTEALAKVISTSLRSGVDPDEVVDELCGTRSPKVAWDKGEQIQSIPDAIGTAMRRYLDDEIDKPYPHQQTLEESADPEAEAGAEAIEYEDHETDGGAATADREDATQDLIDAGESPECPSCGSLSLYFSEGCKTCESCGWSEC, from the coding sequence ATGAGCGGGTCCGAGCTTACTGCGGACGACATCACACTGCCGATCAAACGCACCGAGGGCGAGACCCTCGAGGAGCGGATGACGGCGAACGCGTATCACAATATTCTCCCCGCACGCTATCTTCGCAAGGACGCAGACGGCGAGCTCACGGAAACGCAGGACGAACTGTTCGAGCGGATCGGCAAGAACATCGCCCTCGCCGAAGCGGTGTACGAAGCCGACAACCAGAATCTCGAAATCTCCGTCAGTCCCGACCAACTCAAGCCGGGCCACCCGCGACGGGACGAACTCGCCGCGGAAGTCTTCGGTGACGGAACGACCGTCGACGATGACGTCGAGACGGTTCTGACCGAACACAACGTCAATAAGTTCGCCTACGACACCGTCGTTCCCGAACTTCCCGAACCCGTTCGTGAACACGTCGACGACGTGGCAGACACCTTCATCGAGGGCATGTCGTCGCTCTCTTTCATGCCGAACTCGCCGACGCTGATGAACGCCGGCGACGAACTTCAACAGCTGTCCGCGTGTTTCGTCATGAGCCCAGACGACGATCTCGCCAACATTCACGAGACCGCAAAGAAGGCCGCGGAGGTCTTCCAGAGCGGTGGTGGCGTCGGCTACGGCTTCTGGCAACTGCGGCCGTTCGGTGACTCGGTCGGTTCGACAGGCGGTATCGCCTCCGGCCCCATCACCTTCATGCGCACCTACGACCAGCTGTGTGAAACTATCGCCCAAGGTGGTACTCGACGCGGGGCCCAGATGGGAATCATGCGCGTCTCCCACCCGGACGTCATCGAGTTCATCCACGCGAAAAACAAAGACGTCTCCCTGGCACACACCCTCCGACTGAACGACCCCGACGATTACACCTACACCACCTTCGCGGAGGCCCTCGAGGAAGCCCGCGAACTGATCGACGACGACGGCAAGGTGCCAAAACACCTGCGGAACGCCGTCGAAGGCCACCTGTCGAACTTTAACATCTCCGTTGGCGTGACCGATTCGTTCATGGAAGCACTCCAGAACGGCGAGGAGTACACCTTCACCAACCCGCGCACGGAGGAACCCCACATCGCCACCGAAGAGACCAAGGAGATGTACGGCCGCTACGACCTCGACGAGTACGTCGAAGTCGGCGAACCACTCTCGGTTCCAGCTGAACTCATCTGGGAGCGCATCGTCGAAGGTGCCCACGAGAACGGCGAACCCGGGGTCATCTACCTCGAGCGAGTCAACAAAGAACACTCATTCGACGTCGAGGAACACCCCGAACATACCATTTTGGCGACAAATCCCTGCGGTGAGCAGCCGCTCGAGGAGTACGAAGCCTGCAACCTCGGTCACATCAACCTCTCGACGCTCGCCGACTTCGACGCCCCCGACTGGCGCGTCTGGTCGGCCGAACACGAAGACGAGTACGATAGCCACGAGGCAGCCGTCGCCGCGTTCCTCGAGGAGGCAATCGATTTCGAAGCGTTCGACGAGCGCATCGAGTACGGGACCCGCTTTTTGGAGAACGTCGTCACCATGTCCGACTTCCCGGTCGAGGAGATCGAACAGACAGTTCGCGACATGCGAAAAATCGGCCTGGGTATCATGGGGCTGGCACAGCTGTACATCCAGCTGGGCATCAAATACGGCAGTGACGAAGGCAACGAAGTCGCCCGCCAGCTGATGACCCACATCAACCACGGCGCGAAGGCCACGAGTCACGAACTCGCGACCGAGCGCGGCTCGTTCAACGACTGGGACGAGTCGAAATACGCGAACCCAACCGAGTACCGCGAGTGGTTCGAACACCAGACCGGCGAATCTGCCGACGACTGGGAAGATGGCTTCCCCATCCGGAACCACAACGTAACGACTATCGCGCCAACGGGAACCACCTCGATGGTCGGCAACACCACGGGTGGCTGTGAGCCGATTTACAACGTCGCCTACTACAAGAACGTCACCGACGACGTCCAGGGCGACGAGATGCTCGTCGAGTTCGACGACTACTTCCTGCGCACGCTCGAGGCAAACGACATCGACGTCGAGGCCGCAAAGCGCGAAGCCCAAGAGCAGATGGCGACCAACCAGTTCAACGGCGTCGAGGGACTCGAGACCGTCCCGGACGCCATCGGCGAACTGTTCGTCATCACGGCAGACCTCTCAGCGAAAGACCACGCAGCCGTCCAGTGTGCCTGTCAGAAAGGTGTCGATTCGGCCATCTCGAAAACCGTCAACGCACCGAACGACTCGACGCTCGAGGACGCCAAAGACGTCTTCGAGTGGGTGTACGAAAACGGCGGGAAGGGCGTCACCTACTACCGTGACGGCACCCGCACCAAGCAGGTACTGACAACGCGAGCAGACAACACCGAGTTCGCCGACGAGACCGAAGCCGCGGAAGCCCTGATCGAACAGATCGACGAGATCTTCGGCGGTCTCGAGCAGTTCCTCGAGCACGACGACGTGCGCGAGGTGCTCGAGAGTGACGGTTTCACCGACACGGCTGTCAAACAGCCGGCAATAGACTTCGCCGAAAAACGCGAGCGACCTGACGCACTCCACGGCGTCAGCCAGCGTATCGACACCGGCTACGGCAAGGTTTACGTCACGATCAACGAAGACCCCGAAACCGGCCAGCCGTTCGAACTCTTCGCGAACATCGGTCACTCCGGCGGCTTCACGAACTCCTTTACCGAGGCCCTGGCGAAAGTCATCTCGACGTCGCTGCGCTCGGGAGTCGACCCCGATGAAGTCGTCGACGAACTCTGTGGGACCCGATCCCCGAAAGTCGCCTGGGACAAGGGCGAGCAGATTCAGTCGATCCCAGACGCGATTGGAACAGCTATGCGACGCTACCTCGACGACGAGATCGACAAACCGTACCCACACCAGCAGACGCTCGAGGAGTCGGCCGACCCGGAAGCCGAAGCCGGTGCTGAGGCGATCGAGTACGAAGACCACGAGACCGACGGCGGCGCGGCAACCGCCGACCGCGAAGACGCAACCCAGGACCTGATCGACGCCGGGGAATCGCCCGAGTGTCCCTCCTGTGGCTCGCTCTCGCTTTACTTCTCGGAGGGCTGCAAGACGTGTGAGTCCTGTGGCTGGAGTGAGTGTTAG
- a CDS encoding aspartate aminotransferase family protein, with translation MDRDVVEPTVRTVPGEAARSWIEYHHRNAAPSEYSHEFVWDRTAPAAGPFCTDVDGNVFLDFTCHIGAAPLGYDNPKILEPMAEFELGDPMKIAGQDFYVGAGPSPEEPSHPGPSQLMDRLVDISSHYDMDTVFLCNSGAEAVENAMKIAHTTAKAPKYGVTFVGGFHGRTLGTLSMTRTKSVYTRSYPELAGSRTVPFCEDRNCTAKTCSCGFFAGERSQLGRLLEPEGGYLDPSEISFVVLEPVQGVGGYNFPSEAFMTEVARICDTYDIRLIVDEIQAGMGRTGTMWAADQYPIEPDVIAAGKALRVGATISRADVFPAEKNRIGSTWGGGDVLSALQGALTIEAIEEYDLCDNAVNRGKHMKTRLREAEPAGVVDVRGRGLMIAVEFDSTKRRNAVVEEAVTRGLLTLGCGKKAIRLLPPLDVTEREVDLGADLLLESIEAAS, from the coding sequence ATGGATCGGGACGTAGTAGAGCCAACGGTGCGTACTGTCCCGGGCGAGGCAGCGCGTTCGTGGATCGAATACCACCACCGCAACGCCGCCCCGAGTGAGTACTCCCACGAATTCGTCTGGGATCGAACCGCACCCGCAGCGGGCCCGTTTTGTACGGACGTCGACGGAAACGTATTCCTCGATTTTACCTGCCACATCGGCGCTGCGCCGCTTGGCTACGACAATCCGAAAATCCTCGAGCCGATGGCCGAGTTCGAACTCGGTGACCCGATGAAAATCGCGGGTCAAGATTTCTACGTCGGCGCCGGTCCTTCGCCCGAGGAGCCGTCTCATCCTGGCCCGAGTCAGCTGATGGATCGACTCGTCGACATCTCGAGTCACTACGACATGGATACGGTCTTTCTCTGTAACAGCGGAGCCGAGGCCGTCGAAAACGCGATGAAAATCGCCCATACGACCGCCAAAGCCCCCAAGTACGGCGTCACGTTCGTCGGTGGGTTCCACGGGCGAACGCTGGGAACCCTCTCGATGACCCGCACCAAATCGGTATACACACGATCGTATCCGGAGCTTGCAGGGTCCAGAACCGTCCCGTTCTGTGAGGACCGAAACTGTACCGCCAAAACGTGTTCGTGTGGTTTTTTCGCCGGCGAACGGTCCCAGCTTGGGCGATTGCTCGAGCCCGAGGGTGGCTACCTCGATCCGTCGGAAATTTCGTTCGTGGTTCTCGAGCCCGTTCAGGGTGTTGGCGGCTACAATTTCCCGAGCGAAGCGTTCATGACGGAAGTTGCTCGCATCTGTGACACCTACGACATCCGCCTGATCGTCGACGAGATTCAGGCCGGAATGGGACGCACCGGAACGATGTGGGCCGCCGATCAGTACCCGATCGAACCCGACGTTATCGCCGCCGGCAAGGCGCTGCGGGTCGGAGCCACGATATCGCGGGCGGACGTCTTCCCCGCCGAGAAAAACCGAATCGGCTCGACGTGGGGCGGCGGCGACGTCCTGTCGGCGCTCCAGGGAGCGCTAACCATCGAGGCCATCGAGGAGTACGACCTGTGTGACAACGCCGTCAACCGCGGGAAACACATGAAAACGCGACTTCGCGAGGCAGAACCGGCAGGAGTCGTCGACGTTCGTGGACGCGGACTCATGATAGCTGTCGAGTTTGACTCCACCAAACGGAGAAATGCGGTCGTCGAAGAAGCCGTCACGCGCGGCCTGCTCACGCTTGGCTGTGGCAAAAAAGCGATCAGGCTGTTGCCCCCGCTCGACGTTACCGAACGAGAGGTCGACCTCGGTGCAGACCTGTTACTCGAATCCATCGAGGCCGCGAGCTAA
- a CDS encoding M24 family metallopeptidase produces MTTTPFEPEEYERRVDATKERMREAGLETLFVTDPANMNYLTGYDGWSFYVHQGVVVSLEHDQPVWIGREMDANGAKATVWIDHEHIRSYSDDHVQSPVDKHPMDYVATVLEEMGRERTEIGVEMDAYYYTARSHERLERELPHATFTDATLLVNEVRIVKSERELEYIEQAVEISDAAMQAGLDALAPGVPESTVAAEIYHTLIDGVEGIGGDYPAIVPLMPSGEHTGTPHLTWSDEAFEAGDPVIIELSGCRHRYHAPLARTAVVGDPSEEMQRVADVVVEGLNAALEVAEPGVTCEAVELAWRETIAEHGIEKASRIGYSMGCGYPPDWGEHTASLRPGDETVLEENMTFHMIPGIWFDEFGVEISEPFRVTSTGAERFSSFPQELFSV; encoded by the coding sequence ATGACAACCACACCGTTCGAGCCAGAGGAGTACGAGCGCCGGGTCGACGCGACGAAAGAACGGATGCGGGAGGCCGGTCTCGAGACGCTGTTCGTCACCGACCCCGCAAACATGAACTATCTCACCGGTTACGATGGCTGGTCGTTTTACGTCCACCAGGGAGTCGTCGTCTCGCTCGAACACGACCAGCCGGTGTGGATCGGCCGCGAAATGGACGCAAACGGGGCGAAGGCGACGGTGTGGATCGATCACGAGCACATCAGATCCTACAGTGACGACCACGTCCAGTCGCCCGTCGACAAACACCCCATGGACTACGTCGCGACAGTCCTCGAGGAGATGGGACGGGAACGAACGGAAATCGGCGTCGAGATGGACGCCTACTACTACACCGCCCGGTCACACGAGCGACTCGAGCGGGAACTTCCCCATGCGACCTTCACCGACGCAACGCTGCTGGTGAACGAGGTGCGGATCGTCAAGTCAGAGCGGGAACTCGAGTACATCGAGCAGGCTGTCGAGATTTCCGATGCGGCGATGCAGGCGGGCCTCGATGCGCTGGCACCGGGCGTCCCCGAATCGACGGTCGCCGCGGAGATCTATCACACCTTGATCGACGGCGTGGAGGGTATAGGGGGCGATTACCCCGCCATCGTCCCGTTGATGCCCTCGGGCGAACACACGGGCACGCCACACCTGACCTGGTCTGACGAGGCGTTCGAGGCAGGCGACCCCGTCATCATCGAACTCTCCGGCTGTCGCCATCGGTATCACGCCCCGCTGGCGCGGACGGCCGTCGTTGGAGACCCCTCCGAGGAGATGCAGCGCGTTGCCGACGTCGTCGTCGAGGGGCTAAACGCCGCACTCGAGGTTGCCGAACCGGGCGTCACCTGCGAGGCGGTGGAACTGGCCTGGCGGGAAACCATTGCCGAACACGGCATCGAAAAGGCGTCTCGAATCGGATACTCGATGGGCTGTGGCTATCCGCCAGACTGGGGTGAACACACTGCGAGCCTTCGTCCGGGCGACGAGACGGTGCTCGAGGAGAATATGACGTTCCACATGATTCCCGGCATCTGGTTCGACGAGTTTGGCGTCGAAATCAGCGAGCCGTTCCGGGTGACGAGTACGGGCGCAGAGCGCTTTTCGTCCTTTCCGCAGGAACTGTTTTCGGTGTGA
- a CDS encoding EamA family transporter, which produces MAVELTGITLGLVLASGSAVLWAAQFLCIRLGTDNGQVTDAVLVTLLSNVVLLTPIVLVLYAGELSTLFTPYSILSFAAAGVAGSLVARLLMYRSIETIGASRTSPVISANVFFATVLAVVFLDERLTGTHLLGIVLIVGGVAVISWETASSAEPDQSLRDLGLSLALPIGAAAAIGVEPIFVSMGLTAGTPAIPGVLLMTFVGTIGFAGYLVWHRAPVRVPLKSATMGWYLGAGVSSTFALVAYFAALEVAPVVVVVPLLQTTPLLVVVLSALFLPQRLEKVTPAVIAAAAVVVIGAALVSISGSL; this is translated from the coding sequence ATGGCCGTCGAACTGACCGGGATCACGCTCGGACTGGTTCTCGCGAGCGGATCGGCCGTGTTGTGGGCCGCCCAGTTTCTGTGTATCCGCCTGGGGACGGACAACGGCCAGGTGACTGATGCGGTGTTGGTGACGCTGTTGTCGAACGTCGTTCTGTTGACTCCGATAGTCCTCGTTCTCTACGCTGGGGAACTCTCGACGCTGTTTACTCCATACTCGATCCTTTCGTTTGCCGCTGCTGGCGTCGCTGGTTCGCTCGTGGCCCGGTTGCTCATGTACCGCAGCATCGAGACGATCGGAGCGAGTCGGACGTCGCCGGTTATCTCCGCGAACGTCTTCTTTGCGACCGTCCTCGCCGTCGTCTTTCTGGACGAACGGCTGACTGGAACGCACCTCCTCGGCATCGTTCTCATCGTCGGCGGCGTCGCCGTCATCTCCTGGGAGACGGCGTCCTCGGCCGAACCGGATCAATCCCTTCGCGACCTCGGCCTCTCGCTGGCGCTGCCGATTGGCGCGGCGGCCGCTATCGGCGTCGAGCCAATTTTCGTCTCGATGGGACTCACAGCGGGAACGCCCGCTATTCCTGGGGTCTTGTTGATGACGTTCGTTGGCACGATCGGGTTTGCTGGCTATCTGGTCTGGCACCGCGCGCCGGTTCGGGTTCCCTTGAAAAGCGCGACGATGGGCTGGTACCTGGGTGCCGGCGTCTCGAGCACCTTCGCGCTCGTCGCATACTTCGCTGCTCTCGAGGTCGCACCTGTCGTCGTGGTCGTTCCGCTGTTGCAGACTACGCCGTTGCTCGTGGTCGTCCTCTCTGCACTGTTTCTCCCCCAGCGACTCGAGAAGGTCACGCCCGCGGTGATCGCAGCGGCCGCCGTCGTCGTCATCGGAGCGGCGCTGGTGTCGATATCTGGCTCGTTGTGA
- a CDS encoding D-2-hydroxyacid dehydrogenase: MHDSPPNVVVLREGTEGLPTKPYADLLAERLPEHEVRHAPTPQAERELVERAPVVTGVRIDEALLERAENLELFACSFAGTDHLPMEAFRDRGVIVTNAGGIHAPGIAEQALGNMLVFARRLHEGWRRKQNREWRHFQSFELTGSTVTVVGLGSIGTELVARLEGFSVETIGVRYSPEKGGPTDEVIGFDEDAIHDALARTDYLVIACPLTDTTRGLFGEDEFATLPPDAVVVNTARGPILDTEALVAAIQSNEIRGAALDVTDPEPLPADHPLWGFENVLITPHTGGHTPKHWDRLADIVARNVTALEETESVAGLENVVYAPT; encoded by the coding sequence ATGCACGATTCACCGCCGAACGTCGTCGTTCTCCGTGAGGGGACCGAAGGACTGCCGACGAAGCCGTACGCCGACCTGCTGGCCGAGCGATTGCCCGAGCACGAGGTTCGCCACGCACCGACGCCGCAGGCGGAACGCGAACTCGTCGAACGGGCACCGGTCGTCACGGGCGTCCGTATCGACGAGGCCTTGCTCGAGCGCGCCGAGAACCTCGAACTCTTCGCCTGCTCGTTCGCGGGCACGGATCACCTCCCGATGGAGGCGTTCCGCGATCGCGGCGTGATCGTCACCAACGCCGGCGGGATTCACGCCCCGGGTATCGCCGAGCAAGCCCTCGGCAACATGCTTGTCTTCGCCAGACGACTCCACGAGGGATGGCGGCGAAAGCAAAATCGAGAGTGGCGACACTTCCAGTCGTTCGAACTGACGGGGTCGACGGTCACCGTCGTCGGCCTCGGCTCCATCGGCACCGAACTCGTCGCCCGACTCGAGGGCTTTTCGGTCGAAACTATCGGCGTCAGATACAGTCCGGAGAAAGGCGGGCCGACGGACGAGGTGATCGGCTTCGACGAGGACGCCATCCACGACGCGCTCGCCCGAACTGACTACCTCGTGATCGCCTGTCCGCTGACCGACACCACCCGCGGACTGTTCGGCGAGGACGAGTTCGCGACGCTCCCACCTGACGCCGTCGTCGTCAACACCGCTCGCGGTCCGATACTCGACACCGAGGCGCTGGTAGCGGCCATCCAGTCCAACGAAATTCGCGGGGCCGCTCTGGACGTTACCGACCCCGAACCGCTTCCCGCTGACCATCCGCTCTGGGGTTTCGAGAACGTCCTTATTACACCACACACCGGGGGACACACGCCCAAACACTGGGACAGACTGGCAGACATCGTCGCGAGGAACGTCACCGCGCTCGAGGAAACGGAGTCGGTGGCTGGCCTCGAGAACGTCGTGTATGCACCAACGTAG
- a CDS encoding amidohydrolase: MTRTVRDNLRAIRRRFHRYPEPGWREFYTTSLLVDELEGIDARSEAAGTGGIDEIAVGPAAMDPDARMAVPDDESLETWFTRARERGAREDVLEATRGGYTGVVARVSRGDGPSVGLRVDIDGLFVEEAEDEDHEPASEGFRSEHEGLMHACGHDAHMTIGLAVLEGVLESDFGGTFTVFFQPAEEEAGGGKPMAEGPYADELDYLLAVHVGLGHPTGRVVAGIVKPLAMSHVEASILGESAHAGKEPNEGRNAIQAVATAVQNAYGIPRHGDGMTRVNVGQIEAGTASNVIAERADVVAEARGETTELMEYMKGELRRTFESAASMHGCELEFEVVSESPRADSDEALVELVYDVAAETDGVDEPIRTAPFGASEDATFLMRRVQESGGFAAYLIVGTDHPDSHHRPHFDVDERSLEIAADVLIGATRRLEDVQL, encoded by the coding sequence ATGACTCGAACGGTTCGCGATAACCTGCGGGCGATCAGACGACGGTTCCACCGCTACCCCGAACCCGGTTGGCGGGAGTTTTACACCACGAGCCTGCTCGTCGACGAACTCGAGGGCATCGATGCGCGAAGCGAGGCGGCAGGGACAGGCGGCATCGACGAGATCGCCGTCGGCCCGGCCGCGATGGACCCCGACGCCAGGATGGCGGTTCCGGACGACGAGTCCCTCGAGACGTGGTTCACTCGTGCTCGAGAGCGTGGCGCCCGCGAGGACGTTCTCGAGGCGACGCGCGGAGGGTACACCGGCGTGGTTGCCAGGGTGTCTCGAGGCGACGGACCGTCGGTCGGCCTTCGCGTCGACATCGACGGGCTGTTCGTCGAAGAGGCCGAAGACGAGGACCACGAGCCCGCATCCGAGGGGTTTCGCTCCGAACACGAGGGGCTGATGCACGCCTGCGGACACGATGCGCACATGACCATCGGACTGGCCGTCCTCGAGGGCGTTCTCGAGAGCGACTTCGGTGGCACGTTCACGGTCTTCTTCCAGCCCGCCGAAGAGGAGGCTGGCGGGGGGAAACCGATGGCAGAAGGGCCGTATGCCGACGAACTGGATTATCTGCTTGCCGTCCACGTCGGTCTCGGCCATCCGACGGGGCGGGTGGTCGCCGGCATCGTGAAGCCCCTGGCGATGAGCCACGTCGAAGCCTCGATCCTGGGAGAATCAGCCCACGCCGGAAAGGAACCCAACGAGGGGCGAAACGCGATCCAGGCAGTGGCGACGGCCGTGCAAAACGCCTACGGGATCCCCAGGCACGGCGATGGCATGACGCGGGTCAACGTCGGTCAGATTGAGGCCGGAACCGCGAGCAACGTGATCGCCGAACGAGCGGACGTCGTGGCCGAAGCCCGCGGCGAAACGACGGAGTTGATGGAGTACATGAAGGGTGAACTCCGCCGGACGTTCGAGTCCGCTGCCAGCATGCACGGCTGTGAACTCGAGTTCGAGGTGGTGAGCGAGTCCCCGAGAGCCGACAGCGACGAGGCCCTGGTCGAACTGGTGTACGACGTTGCCGCAGAAACCGACGGGGTGGACGAACCCATCCGAACCGCACCGTTTGGCGCGAGCGAGGACGCAACCTTCCTCATGCGACGCGTCCAGGAGTCCGGCGGATTCGCCGCCTACCTGATCGTCGGTACCGACCACCCGGACAGCCATCACCGACCGCACTTCGACGTCGACGAGCGGAGCCTCGAGATCGCCGCGGACGTCCTGATAGGGGCGACCCGTCGACTCGAGGACGTACAATTGTAA
- a CDS encoding BCCT family transporter, with translation MSNRDDLGAVGRFREELDPIVFLFGAGLTVGVIATFFISRSTLDWAISGLNTFFLEYLNWALLVIVFLVVVFLLFLILGPWGKIKFGDDPPEYSFLSFFAMLYSAGFAAGVVFWGPTEALFYYDNPSPLFDVSSQSGPAMAVAVQQTLFHWALPQLAVFTIMGIAIGYFAYNYENVPLRVSSALTPILGKENLDGPAAKAIDILAVFATIGGVATSLGFIGSQFVTGLDYQWGIDLGDTGILLVVTTMTLLFTISMVLGVNRGIRRLSNFNMILFVILLLATFIVGPTIFLVLLGTQALSGMVTNFVSMSLYTGAGTEGGTQWMNDWTVFYWAWALSWSPFAGLFIARISRGRTVREVAFTGIVATSAATIPWFVSLGGTALYAQHNEIADFSSVMAFEQGAEVTGFILFEAFPLGTVFMIAFLILVTTFFITSADSSTLAVSMMTTGGKARPSNINRVFWGIVLGMTAAILMIQGGVEALQSAAIITGGPFAFVCFLAMLGLIKHFTSTYGRVLLQEETTLIGSSDTPPTVGGAAQSSDDD, from the coding sequence ATGTCTAACCGCGATGATCTCGGCGCTGTCGGCCGTTTCCGTGAGGAACTCGACCCCATCGTGTTCCTGTTTGGTGCGGGACTGACCGTCGGCGTGATAGCGACGTTTTTCATCAGCCGTTCGACCCTGGATTGGGCCATCAGTGGCCTCAACACGTTCTTCCTGGAGTACCTCAACTGGGCGCTGCTGGTGATCGTGTTTCTGGTCGTGGTCTTCCTCCTCTTTCTCATACTGGGGCCGTGGGGGAAAATCAAATTCGGCGACGATCCACCGGAGTATAGCTTCCTCTCGTTTTTCGCGATGTTGTACTCCGCAGGCTTCGCTGCAGGTGTGGTCTTTTGGGGACCGACAGAGGCACTGTTTTACTACGATAATCCATCCCCACTGTTCGACGTCTCGAGCCAGTCCGGACCGGCCATGGCTGTTGCTGTTCAACAGACACTGTTCCACTGGGCGCTACCCCAGTTGGCCGTGTTCACGATAATGGGCATTGCTATCGGCTACTTCGCGTACAACTACGAGAACGTACCACTGCGAGTGTCTTCAGCACTGACGCCGATTCTGGGCAAGGAAAACCTCGACGGGCCGGCCGCGAAAGCGATCGATATCCTCGCCGTGTTCGCAACCATCGGTGGCGTTGCGACGTCGCTCGGATTCATCGGCAGTCAGTTCGTCACTGGACTCGACTACCAGTGGGGTATCGACCTGGGCGACACGGGCATCTTACTCGTCGTCACGACGATGACGCTCCTGTTTACGATTTCGATGGTTCTGGGGGTCAACCGCGGCATCCGCCGACTCTCGAACTTCAACATGATTTTATTCGTGATTTTGCTTCTAGCGACGTTCATCGTTGGACCGACGATTTTCCTCGTCCTGCTCGGCACGCAGGCGCTCAGCGGGATGGTCACGAACTTCGTTTCCATGAGCCTCTACACCGGTGCGGGTACCGAGGGAGGCACCCAGTGGATGAACGATTGGACCGTGTTCTACTGGGCGTGGGCGCTCTCGTGGTCGCCGTTCGCCGGCCTGTTCATCGCTCGTATCTCTCGTGGGCGAACCGTTCGGGAAGTTGCGTTCACGGGTATCGTCGCCACGTCGGCGGCGACGATTCCGTGGTTCGTCTCTCTCGGCGGTACCGCGCTGTATGCACAGCACAACGAGATCGCCGACTTTAGCTCCGTCATGGCGTTCGAGCAGGGTGCGGAGGTCACTGGCTTCATCCTGTTCGAGGCGTTCCCGCTCGGAACGGTGTTCATGATCGCGTTCTTGATACTCGTAACCACGTTCTTCATCACCTCTGCGGACTCCTCGACGCTCGCGGTGTCGATGATGACGACCGGCGGGAAAGCGAGACCATCGAACATCAACCGAGTCTTCTGGGGTATCGTCCTCGGGATGACGGCGGCAATCCTGATGATACAGGGTGGCGTCGAGGCACTCCAGTCGGCCGCCATCATCACCGGCGGACCGTTCGCGTTCGTGTGCTTCCTGGCTATGCTCGGGCTGATCAAACACTTCACCTCGACGTACGGTCGCGTCTTGTTGCAAGAAGAGACGACGCTCATCGGCTCGAGTGACACGCCGCCGACGGTCGGCGGTGCCGCACAATCGAGCGACGACGACTGA